One window of the Salvia miltiorrhiza cultivar Shanhuang (shh) unplaced genomic scaffold, IMPLAD_Smil_shh original_scaffold_358, whole genome shotgun sequence genome contains the following:
- the LOC131004268 gene encoding adenine phosphoribosyltransferase 5-like isoform X4 has protein sequence MFAAENGLSGDPRLQGIYEAIRVVPNFPKPGIMFQDITSLVSNHRVFKDTIDILVDRYKNMGISVVAGVEARGFIFAPAIALEIGAKFIPLRKAGKLPERAGAEVVECACIIGLPEVEGRNRLDGKPVYILVEPRQQNYVVWYITLRSSLVLTFFICCNA, from the exons atgttTGCAGCAGAAAATGGATTAAGTGGTGACCCAAGATTGCAAGGCATTTATGAAGCAATTAGAGTTGTGCCCAACTTTCCAAAACCGG GAATTATGTTTCAAGACATAACATCACTTGTGTCTAATCACAGGGTTTTCAAGGACACAATTGATATACTTGTAGACAGATACAAGAACATGGGCATTTCCGTTGTTGCTG GAGTTGAAGCAAGAGGGTTCATATTTGCTCCTGCTATAGCATTGGAGATTGGTGCTAAATTTATTCCTCTGCGCAAAGCAGGGAAGCTTCCAG AACGAGCTGGGGCCGAGGTGGTTGAGTGTGCATGTATTATCGGATTGCCGGAGGTAGAG GGACGAAACAGGTTGGATGGAAAACCAGTATACATCTTGGTTGAACCTCGTCAGCAGAATTACGTCGTCTGGTACATAACTCTCCGTAGCTCTCTGGTTCTTACATTCTTCATTTGTTGCAATGCGTAG
- the LOC131004268 gene encoding adenine phosphoribosyltransferase 5-like isoform X5 yields MFAAENGLSGDPRLQGIYEAIRVVPNFPKPGIMFQDITSLVSNHRVFKDTIDILVDRYKNMGISVVAGVEARGFIFAPAIALEIGAKFIPLRKAGKLPERAGAEVVECACIIGLPEVEGRNRLDGKPVYILVEPRQQNYVV; encoded by the exons atgttTGCAGCAGAAAATGGATTAAGTGGTGACCCAAGATTGCAAGGCATTTATGAAGCAATTAGAGTTGTGCCCAACTTTCCAAAACCGG GAATTATGTTTCAAGACATAACATCACTTGTGTCTAATCACAGGGTTTTCAAGGACACAATTGATATACTTGTAGACAGATACAAGAACATGGGCATTTCCGTTGTTGCTG GAGTTGAAGCAAGAGGGTTCATATTTGCTCCTGCTATAGCATTGGAGATTGGTGCTAAATTTATTCCTCTGCGCAAAGCAGGGAAGCTTCCAG AACGAGCTGGGGCCGAGGTGGTTGAGTGTGCATGTATTATCGGATTGCCGGAGGTAGAG GGACGAAACAGGTTGGATGGAAAACCAGTATACATCTTGGTTGAACCTCGTCAGCAGAATTACGTCGTCTG A
- the LOC131004270 gene encoding uncharacterized protein LOC131004270, which translates to MMSAVVCGKRSFFEDLESAAGSPGSSSPLAYKRFRCSSPARFTYSPPSQPSPVDQLKALFPDMQIQLLEKALEEAGNGIDSAINRLKELHLENAINSAEEKIINIGDTSVDVTGTPLGEPQLQNNLPADGAAWVDLIVNEMMSATSVDDAKSRAARVLESLEKAISVQTGVKVAEDVHKENMMLKEQIEALLRDNTILKRAVSIQHERQKEYDERNAEVQQLKQLLSQYQEQIRTLEVSNYALTMHLRQAQQSNSIPGHFHPDVF; encoded by the exons ATGATGTCTGCAGTCGTTTGCGGGAAGCGATCTTTCTTCGAGGATCTGGAATCGGCGGCGGGGTCGCCAGGGTCGTCTTCTCCGCTGGCTTACAAGAGGTTTCGGTGCTCGTCGCCGGCTCGGTTCACTTACTCGCCCCCCTCTCAGCCGAGTCCAGTTGATCAGCTAAAGGCTTTGTTTCCTGATATGCAGATTCAG CTTCTTGAGAAGGCATTAGAAGAGGCTGGCAATGGCATAGATTCTGCTATCAATAGGCTCAAGGAGCTTCATCTTGAAAATGCTATCAATTCTGCTGaggagaaaataataaatataggaG ATACCTCAGTAGATGTGACTGGAACTCCTTTGGGGGAGCCTCAACTACAAAACAACCTGCCGGCAGATGGTGCAGCATGGGTGGACTTAATTGTGAATGAGATGATGAGTGCCACCAGCGTAGATGATGCTAAATCTAGGGCAGCACGCGTGTTGGAGAGTTTGGAGAAAGCCATCAGCGTTCAGACTGGTGTGAAGGTGGCAGAAGATGTTCACAAG GAAAATATGATGTTGAAGGAACAAATTGAGGCACTTCTTCGAGACAACACCATCCTCAAACGGGCAGTGTCTATCCAACATGAACGTCAAAAGGAATATGATGAGAGGAATGCTGAGGTGCAACAACTGAAGCAGTTGCTTTCTCAGTATCAGGAACAGATTCGAACACTTGAG GTGAGCAACTATGCCTTGACAATGCATCTGCGCCAAGCTCAGCAGAGCAATTCCATCCCCGGACACTTCCATCCTGATGTGTTCTAA
- the LOC131004268 gene encoding adenine phosphoribosyltransferase 5-like isoform X1, producing MFAAENGLSGDPRLQGIYEAIRVVPNFPKPGIMFQDITSLVSNHRVFKDTIDILVDRYKNMGISVVAGVEARGFIFAPAIALEIGAKFIPLRKAGKLPGAVISESYELEYGNDCLEMHVGAVNIGERVLVIDDLVATGGTLSAAIRLLERAGAEVVECACIIGLPEVEGRNRLDGKPVYILVEPRQQNYVVWYITLRSSLVLTFFICCNA from the exons atgttTGCAGCAGAAAATGGATTAAGTGGTGACCCAAGATTGCAAGGCATTTATGAAGCAATTAGAGTTGTGCCCAACTTTCCAAAACCGG GAATTATGTTTCAAGACATAACATCACTTGTGTCTAATCACAGGGTTTTCAAGGACACAATTGATATACTTGTAGACAGATACAAGAACATGGGCATTTCCGTTGTTGCTG GAGTTGAAGCAAGAGGGTTCATATTTGCTCCTGCTATAGCATTGGAGATTGGTGCTAAATTTATTCCTCTGCGCAAAGCAGGGAAGCTTCCAG GTGCGGTCATTTCTGAATCTTATGAGCTTGAATATGGCAATGATTGTCTGGAAATGCATGTGGGCGCTGTGAATATTGGGGAACGAGTGTTGGTTATTGATGATTTAGTAGCCACAGGGGGGACACTGTCTGCAGCCATAAGGCTTTTAG AACGAGCTGGGGCCGAGGTGGTTGAGTGTGCATGTATTATCGGATTGCCGGAGGTAGAG GGACGAAACAGGTTGGATGGAAAACCAGTATACATCTTGGTTGAACCTCGTCAGCAGAATTACGTCGTCTGGTACATAACTCTCCGTAGCTCTCTGGTTCTTACATTCTTCATTTGTTGCAATGCGTAG
- the LOC131004268 gene encoding adenine phosphoribosyltransferase 5-like isoform X3: protein MFAAENGLSGDPRLQGIYEAIRVVPNFPKPGIMFQDITSLVSNHRVFKDTIDILVDRYKNMGISVVAGVEARGFIFAPAIALEIGAKFIPLRKAGKLPGAVISESYELEYGNDCLEMHVGAVNIGERVLVIDDLVATGGTLSAAIRLLERAGAEVVECACIIGLPEVEGRNRLDGKPVYILVEPRQQNYVV, encoded by the exons atgttTGCAGCAGAAAATGGATTAAGTGGTGACCCAAGATTGCAAGGCATTTATGAAGCAATTAGAGTTGTGCCCAACTTTCCAAAACCGG GAATTATGTTTCAAGACATAACATCACTTGTGTCTAATCACAGGGTTTTCAAGGACACAATTGATATACTTGTAGACAGATACAAGAACATGGGCATTTCCGTTGTTGCTG GAGTTGAAGCAAGAGGGTTCATATTTGCTCCTGCTATAGCATTGGAGATTGGTGCTAAATTTATTCCTCTGCGCAAAGCAGGGAAGCTTCCAG GTGCGGTCATTTCTGAATCTTATGAGCTTGAATATGGCAATGATTGTCTGGAAATGCATGTGGGCGCTGTGAATATTGGGGAACGAGTGTTGGTTATTGATGATTTAGTAGCCACAGGGGGGACACTGTCTGCAGCCATAAGGCTTTTAG AACGAGCTGGGGCCGAGGTGGTTGAGTGTGCATGTATTATCGGATTGCCGGAGGTAGAG GGACGAAACAGGTTGGATGGAAAACCAGTATACATCTTGGTTGAACCTCGTCAGCAGAATTACGTCGTCTG A